The stretch of DNA CAAGTCATCCAATCACAATCGACTCTTGACTTGCTAATGTTCGACCATTTAAAATTCCCCCTTTTTTTATTCGCGTCTTATTCTCTCTCTAATGTACACATTAATATAATTGTCACGTcgcaaaaatttattttccgcATATGTGTATACATGTCTCGGTACTCTACCACAACTTTCAATGATAAAagctaattaaaaatatttaaaaaaaaaaaaataaaaatcatgcaTTAATATGTGcagtataatattatattaatatatcgaTATATTGTTATATGGACACTCGACCACATGAGTCTAGACTCTAgccccccttttttttttttttttttttttttcagcgcCAAGTTGCGCTTACACCTCTGGCActtatttcaaatgaattcAGTCACAAACCGATTGCCGCGTGCGATGAACCGCTCAATTTAcctttcaacaaaatttatatatttttaattgtttttcttatattttcatcagtcattatttatacttaaaaatcaaaacaaaataagcattaaattattcattcaagtgtgttttatattaaatatttttatattaatgtttaacaataatatataataattaagtgaatttattattaattaatttcaatgcgGCACGCAGCAACAGaggtaataatatatattatttatttatttgtttatcatttaaacataaattactttgtttgtttattttgttatttttaaaaataacaaatattatttgagtaaattttgtaaattaaatatatacattgatCTTTTtctcaattgaataatttaatagatgATTTTGcaatgatgaaattttaaaacaaaaaaaattgcaaaatgaCTCGTGTCTTGTATATAGTCGTCAACCAGCGGAAATATTGACTTGACATTGTCGAGCGGAAGTGACGCGTTATTCAgcaaatactttttaaatcttttaatttttttttttcttcttactTGTGACGAACGAGGTGTGTCAGGtcatatacaatattatacacttaaatttttttatgtgtctCTATGTCGCGTGGCtccaatacaataaataaaaaaaataaaaaaaatgttaataactTTAACAACACCCAagtgattttgaaaaattgataattgtatAGTAGTAATAGTAATGATGAGTCAGGAAGTTGACCTAGACACAATTTCATTGCGGAAATAAGTGTGTGCCCTTAATAGTCATATTATATCTGCGGATTATCTAAAACATGTCTTTGTTCCTGTTCCACattgatcaaataattttcaaataaatgaatttttaattttaggaaACAATGAAAGAGCAAAGAGAACGAGATATAGttaaacaagaaataaaattaccagAATGGAATGAACATCAAGATGATGAATCATCACAAATaactgttaataataataataataataataatgatgatgaacaacaacaaaatcaacaacaagaacaacaaGACAATGATACATTACAAAGtgttataacaaataaaaaaatagttagaacaataacaacaactggACATATTACAGAAAATAGTGGTGATTGTGAAATTGATTCACCGGTATCAAGTccagataatattaaaattaattcacaaataataattcaaccaACAAGAGAATTAACTTATGAAGAAtctaaacaatatattaatatgattcGTCAAAATAGTCCAGAACAAACAACTATAACTGAGTCGGAACAAAATCAAGAAATTTCATACTCaagaaacaataataataataataatgataatgatgctgatgatgatgatgatgaagatgatgaagatgacgataatgatgatgatgatggtgatgatgtaCGACAAGAAGCAGAGAGACAAAATATGGTTGTTTCAGTAAAAGAACAAAtgaggtaaatatatatttataaatagaaaaatattatacttaatcttatcaaaaattgattaaaattaataattaataatttgatttatagaTATCATCAAGTTTACCAAGATGAACCAACTCGAACTCAAAGAAATAATCATGTAATTGAAGTATCATCAATTCATCAAGATAACAGACGTCATCAACAAAATAGATTTAGTTCACCTGAAAATAGTACAACTAGATTTCAAGTATCACCATCAACTGTTGGTGAATCAGCTGGTGCTGCTGAAGATTATGAATCAGCAGCAATTGTTAGTCAAGGTGGTAGTGTACATATTGGTTCACCAGCACCAGTTtattcaccatcatcatcaacaacaacaacagcagcaatagcagcagcagcagcagcagcggTAGAAACAAATAGATCATCatcacatcatcatcatcatcattcccataacaacaacaacaacaacaatcatcataatcataatcataataataatcatcaccatcatcatcatcttccaCCTGGTTATGCATCAGAAATTGGTCTTAAATATGATATAAAtactgctgctgctgttgttgctgaaaatttaaaaaatagtagtaCATATACAACACTAGAAACAGTACCAATTCCACCATCACAAGCagttcatcaatatcatcaatatgCTGTTTCTGATGGTTATCAACCACCACCAGGTTATACtggttatcaaaaaaataataatgaaataacatATTTAACATATCAAAGTGGTTTACCATCCAGAGGAACAgaggtaattattttttttttttaaataattaaataaataaataaataaatataataataataatataaaaaattgtcgtCAAGACATTTTCACATGTTTTTCAGGTAGAATCACAAGGTGGTGTTTATATTAAAAGTGATCCAAcattaacatcatcatcattaattggTACAAGAACACAATTGCATTATGATTCACCTGGATCACCTGGTTCACAAGTTACAATATATGGTACAAGTGCACCATTTCAATATGTCAAAACAAGTGGTAATggcggtggtggtggtggtgatagTTATTGGCAAGGACCACCAggttcatcatcaccaccaccaccatcatcatctataccgccaccaccaccacctccaccaccaacatcatcgtcatcttcaACAGTAGCAGCATCAACAACACTTGATTATATTCAGGGTTATTCAAATTTACCAACGTCAATTGGTGAtgctaataatttaaatttatacacaaGTGGTGGTTACAGTGTTTCTGGTGTTAATGGATCAGCATCACCATGGCATATGCATAGTGCATTATCACTTGGACCaaatgatgaatcatttgATGCACATATGATTAATAATGATCCAAAAGAATGCACAAGTTGTGGTTCATCATTAACAGCAATTTGGCGAAGAGATGCTAATGGAAATAATCTTTGTAGTTCATGTGGTATTTATGGTAAACCAGTTAATCATTCACATAGACAACATGTTAGATGTGGAGGAAAAATTAAACAGACTCTTACACCTGtgagtattattatcattattaatattttgtaaaaattgacTTATCAATATTGGGGTTTGAAAACTTGTCAATCAAAGAGggtaaagaaaagaaaaaaaaaaaaacatgtatttataaaaaaatgggGACACTTTTATTTGTGCTGCTGATAAGGTCCACTGCTGTTGGTTAGATGGACGAGAGTCagcactcttttttttttttatatatatatatattttcagagTGTGTTTATATCAACACGTTTATTTTCGATATTAAGTAATGTTTGTGCTCTCGAGAAGAGAACTTTGTTATCTTGttaaaaagcaaataaattcgAGCAAAAGAGATGGAAAGAATAGGATGTTGTTTGCTCTAGTTTACTTAtggtttacaaaaaaaaaaaaaaaaaaaaaaactcgccCATTTTTGGTAGAAAAACTGatgcatcatcattattataaaacaaatgaatttttttttgatgttacaGAGTGGACGAAGAATGGGAATTCATTGTGCAAATTGTAgaacaaataatacaacactttggcgaagaaataataatggaGAGCCTGTATGTAATGCATGTGgtctttattttaaacttcacaatgtaagtatatatatacattttttagtGATAAAGATTGGTTGGGTCGTTGAGCTTATACCTAAATTCTGGTCTCATTTATATCTTGAaattgttgctttttttttatcatttgtttggTTGACGCGAGaaaaaatgtgtgtgtgtctAGAAGGGTTGCTTGCAggtacaaatataaaatataaaaaaaaaaaaagagaatgaaTGAGTTATTCACCTCTTGAGATATAATATCCGGCAACGACCTACGCACGtataaacacttttttttttattttaacaatattctattctttgatgatgatgatgatgatgggtTCAGTTTCGTTTGCTCCTTCGCACCTTTCTTGAGTTATTTccggttttaaaaaaataaaaatgtcaagttAATTTAATACACGCGCGACAAGACAAACggatatgaaattttatgaaGTTAAGTGAGTcattaaagatgaaaaataaaatatttaatatgacATATACGTCAATTCAAATGGCTATttgtttttcgaaaaaaaataaaaaaattgataattttcttttaaagatAGATAATATAATCAGACGCAATAAATTGTGTTATCACAAAGTCCGAATGTATATTGACTATATCAATGtcctgtaaaatatatattttttttttaatttttttattaaaataatattgtcttGTTTGGTTAAGGTAAACGATCAGTCTTCTGATGGAGCTGATTGATACGAATCATCCTCGAGCCAATCAAATCATTTATCATTGgcgtcaatttatttatttatttattttttttcatttcttggTTTAATTGcgataacaacaatataccTGTccgtttattaatattattattttatttttttacaaatgacTGAAATATGTCAAAGATTATCTTGaagatctttttttaaaaatttaattaaaaaaatatatatatatttgacgcTGATTAATCGCAAaacatcatttaataataaaaaaaaaaaaaaatatatgctatttattaattacaggTAAACAGACCAATGAGCATGAAAAAAGAAGGAATTCAAACACGAAAAAGAAAGCCAAAAAATCATTCTGGTATGGGTGGTGGAACTTTAGCTGGTCCAAGTGGAATTCATAATAAAAGTGAAATGAAATCCAATTTACTTGGtaagtcatttaaaaaatattattaatattatcgtTCGTTTTGCACTATCCTTGGTTATAACTTTCAATCGGTGATCCACTTGTTTGATAAGATAAGCcagtgttatttatttttttttaatttttctcgcGATTCAATCATCGTGACTGTCCAACAAcacttttgtaaatatttacaaacatatataaatataacttaTGAGGAAAATCCGTAAAAGAcgtaatgaaaaatcaaatgaaaaaaaatataatatataaatgtaaatttaatgatgaatgGCTAATGTATACATgggagagtaaaaaaaaatgtggtaCCATGCTTAAATGCTTTGCACTTAAaaatcactattattatttaaaaaaaaaaagtgcgcAAAGTATTATTCCTCCAATcatgatgaaatatatacacGCGTgcgtataaaaattatatgacaAAGGGGATTAACATTGTGTGTTGTAGCTATTGGCTAGCGAGGGTAAACATACCAAGTTATTTTAGGATGGGAGGGCAAGGGGGAGGAGCACCCCATCTGTCGATGAGCgtaaactgataaaaatactGCACCCTTATATATTGcttgctcattttttttttttgatactatGCTGAAATATatgcataaataataatcttacCTTATTGCTGAATATATTGATAACTCCAATAATGATtttctgaaacaaaaaaataaaacaataaaattagagttgtatataaaaaagaaaaacaaaatgatatatataattttgttggaTATATATTGCAGTGGACCAAAAGCTGCAGTTGAACATGTATGGGAATGGGAATGATGATGGTAATGATGGTCATCATTACTTGGGTACAATCACGACATCACAGATGGGACACGCGCATTCACCCCTTACATTGCCCTCCGTTGCCGTATTGAATCGTCAAACTATTCTTACGTAAGTCCAAACTTGTGGATTATATATCGAAGTGTAACgcgtttatcaaaaataattaattaaatatctatattgcttttaaataacttgaaaaactaataataatttttaataattttttttcaatttcagtGTGCCCCCATTAGAGCCAATGTCAAGTAAATCTGGATCAGATCATCTTGCAACAGTCATCACCTCAACGGGGACAGCACATATTGATCGATCATGATCATAGATCATAATCGATTTTTACCAACACAAATTTaacgttatttttattatcgacAGTGATAATTTATTCTGTTGTACCGATTGAAATGCCTGAACGCGCTTGCCATCTGTTGACTCATCACGATCAAAagcatatataatttaaaatttaatttctctgTCGATGTCAACAGAATTCTATAATAATtcggtaatttttttctcttaaattcaaaatagtcAAATggggggttttttttttttctgctgtACATAACATTTTATACATAATTGTCCAAAGATTTATGTttagatttaaataatcataaatttttaaatgcaaatttaaattaagttttaacaaaaatttattaactcatACTAGAAATGCATTGTgcaatgagattttttttttttttgtttctttttcgtgtaagatattaaaaatatattttaaaaatttgtaaaatgaaattttacaaaatacaaaaaaaaaaaaaaatcataaatagcCAACtagacaatattattattattattataaatatttcaatatgaaatatattattaatgtgtgttataaacaattttataatgtaatttgtaattaaatgttggatgaaaagaaaaaaaaaaaaaaaaaagatttaaatatataaaaatatatatactttagcaagtaaaataaaaaaaaataaaaaaaaagtattttaaatatgtttgcGGTGAATTGAAGagtaaaaataagaataaaaattttaaactcagTATAAAGTTAGTAGAGAGAGGGTAGATGAGGTGGGAAGAAGGGAGGTGAGTCCATCAGCCTAAAGAGCCGGCTATCGTACCGGCTAAGGGCTATTCCATGTTAGCCAGTCTCACtctcaatctttttttttttttttttatattatttatttatttatttattttttattttttttacttttaacgTTTTTCTATACGGCGCAAACGTGGCGCCGCCCTCTCTCAATGTGTCCACCACCAGTCTGTGAAGAAtttccatctttttttttttttttttaaatttatatttttaccttgTGCATATTACAAACgcaaagtatattttttatatatttatatttatgtattctTGTTTTGAAtgtatgtataatttatattcatgcTGCTAAAAGATATACTGCACCACCAAAGGGAGAGAGTGAGTAGAGAGACAAATGATAATTGTCTGGCAGAAAAGTATAAAGAGTTTAagattcaaaattttatatttattatatatctaattgaaaatcatttgaaaaaaagaaaccgAGATTGTCAAACGATATCACAAGATCACCTtgctttataataatatatacagtataatttaataattatattatttaaagttgcACTAAAGGATTTCACACCTCTAATGGCTTActactttttaataatacataaataaataaataaaataatatgttaaaGAATCTTGATAGTCAAACATAAAACATGATGTTATGTCAATTGGGGGTCATTTGTGGATTATAATCTCTGATGAATCTAAGATAAATATCTGATTTTGTTGCTACTGGTTACACGCATTCCatgaaaattgttgaattcaTTTGGAATAGATTGGTTGTatatacttgtatatatatataaaaaatactttcaagAAGAgaaagaagatgaagaagaggTGATGATGCTTGATGAAGGTGATATCTTTGAGGTGGGAGGAAAGAGGGGGAGGAAATTACAGATCCGACGGCGCGACGTATACACGGGGGCATTATCTCAACAGACTCGAAGTGGCCGGGTTCTCCGATCCGCCGGCGACTGCATTCTTTGACTATCGATGACCTCTTGATGTTGTTaccttttatatatttatttattatttttttactgaaaaaaatatgcactGCATATAAAGAATTCATTGTTGAATTTTCCTATAGAATACGACAGTATACTGCAACACTGAGAAAATTCCTCAATGATATTTTGTCTTTAAGAATCAATTATATCCGCATAGATATATCTTGATGTCCATCTTGTCTAATGTTTATATtgccatgaaaaaaaaaaaaaaaaaacaattttcaagcATTAAATTGcttttgaaaagttttttttctcatatagTTCTCTTGCAGAAtataaaggataaaaaaaaaaaataaaaaaacaagaagaagatgatgaaaaagagAAATACATGAGGCGCCAACATTCTGCCCCCGAAAAAAGCATCAAACTTTGTTACCATTAAGACACCACTCGTGTTTTTAAAAACGTAACCCATACCATACATAATCCCATCACTTTCAGAAGCATCAAAAACGTCAACTTTTAACTTATTACACCtcacacatttaaaaaattaaaaatataaaaatcaagatatatacttgaaatttatattatgtatatattgaaGTGACCTATGATGGCGCCAGTAAACATAAGGGTGGTCAAGGAAAATCAACGCAATCAAAGAACCAAGCAAGAGTAAAGCTGggctttaaataaaatgtaaaaaatgcttttcaaaaaaaaaaaaagtgtatagAATCGTAAACgacacatttttttctttttttcaatttaaaaaaatgtgactTTTTTTGGTCAAGTCCAGTATATAGAGAGCTCTTACTAAAATCCCATCGACTTGGCGCCAGTCTGCTGTTGTAACCGGCTTATCAGAGGAGGACCACCTTCTACATACCATCCCTTTTAccaaaaaacatcaaaataataaaattctattttcaaattttcacttgatgatgatgtttttttaatttatttatttatatcaattaaataaatcatcatcatgtatattacatatttttgcaagtcaacttttatttcttgtcatttatttatatttattttgttgactCTGCAAATTTGCTATATATACTTAAGATACATTTCATGTTTTTCACAAGTGCCCACACGCCAAAGAccttattgttttttattttttcattatatttccAACATCCCTTGATCGTCTCTCAAGTCTCTGATGCACCCACTCTCTCGATTTTTCTCtcgatgttttattttattttatatttatttatttatttatttttaaaagtcaaGTCTTGCAGAGTAGTACCTTTATTGTGTCTCCTCTTCCGTTCAATATCTCACtacgtttttttgttttgtatttcatTTGCAACACcccatacttttttttacctttcGCCATATTCTCGCCCACCcgagtatatatatttgtgaggtgtttttttttttttttttcttcttattttacattttatttaaactcgTTCGTTCTCTCGTTATACAAACATATATCGTTGTTTTAAACTCGCCCCGATTTCCAGGAAGAATACAGCAAGAAACGCGCCGTCACACGATTAGATTAGGAAAATCAATTCGCAAGTGAAGAGAGCTCTCTcgcaaagaagaaaaataaaaaaaccatactactattattattattattgaatacaccatatatatttttatatttttatttttcatatattaccACTTTATTTTGGTGGTTTGATAAGTCTCTAGTGACATGTGTCAACAATATCatcttgatatttatatatatatttttttttttgctattatttaaatatacgcatgcataaataatataatattattgcgTGCAGAATAATATTATGTCGCGTGTCAAAAACCCGCCTACCTcattaaacaatattacaccttttttataaatcatacATCAAAAGTGTATggctaatataaaaaataaataattaaaaaatattatattatattatttatttaataaaactttctgatatatattttattattattaatctatCCTATACTGCACCCTGTAATTTCGTGATTGACGCCACTCCCTTGTCATTGCtcgttataataaaataaaaaaataatataataaaagtgcaaaaacaataatttatcaagaaacAAGACGAGCTGAAAGATAATGGTCAAGAGCATTAGGCTTCTGATCGATTCATCATCAAACATTATTTGCCGAAagaaagtcaaaaaaaataatataaaaaatttatatatcgatTAGAGCTTAAGTGATCAATCTCCATCGTATGTCGTGCTCATGCTAccgattttaataatactctATAAATTGATCATCCACTTTTCGTATatttttaagcttttttttttttttatttataaattaaagccTAATGAGACTCGACGATCCGGTTGGTTCAGCAAAAAATGCAATGGCGAAAATAATCGCCAAAGTAATAAACGACTTTGTCTGcgcgtttttatttatatttttttttttttatatacacaagaccaattcaaaaataaaggGGGTTTTCCTGGAAGCCTCCAGTTATCCGGTTGTCAGGGCAGATAATTTCTggggaggaaaaaaaaaagctcaagatATATACACACCTCTTCTTTGGTATTCACAAAACAcaaagttgtttttttatttgcataaaaaaaatatatttaaaatatgaatttttagcTGCACTGATCTTTGTGCATTCCAGTCTTTCGACTAATGGACTGTGCACATTCAAGACtacatttacatttaattatattttatttttatttacaataataataataataataataatatgagcAGCTTATTCaagttatttaaatcaatcaacaataaaaaaatcctaatataaaaaggacaaacatcatcggtcttccggacatttgattggtcattgtttttttctcacttactctcatacaaatttctttttttatttatttcgttagcaacgaaaaaacaacagAAAAAGCAGTAAAatattaaggtagcacaactttttctataattatcggatctcgatgcaattgggctcgaaattttgtgcgaattatgtgttttttatgtgtgaagaaataaatttgaaagaaaattttttttttattttttacatattttctatatttttttaaaaaattgacatattaagctagcacaacttttttaataatcatcggatctcgatgcaattgggcttaaaattttgtgcgaattatgtgttttttatgtgtgaagaaataaatttgaaagaaaatttttttaaatattttttatatttttttaaaaaattcaaatattaagctagcacaactttctcaataatcatcggatctcgatgcaattgggcttgaaattttgtgcgaattatgtgttttttatgtgtgaagaaataaatttgaaagaaaattttttaaaatattttttatattttttttaaaaattgacatattaagctagcacaactttttcaataatcatcggatcttaatgcaattgggctcaaaattttgtgcgaattatgtgttttttatgtgtgaagaaataattcaaaaacaaaatttttttaaatattttttatatttttttttaaaattgacatattaaggtagcacaactttttcagtaaacattcaatcttgatgttattagactaaaaattacgtgtgatttatgtgtaaataaataaattttaaaaatttttcgtcaatttattcattcttttttttttttatgataatacttgtaatataaaagaaaaagaaaataaaataacaaaacatttgaaagatcaataaaatatctccggcagaaataaaagaatttgaaaaattagccATGATGGATTAGATGGATAATCCATTGCCAAGGAACCTTGcaaaattttgtttgaaaacTGTTAATTTTGTCTGGCAAATACAAATGGCTAAATATTTTCGGTCTACAGCATGATTTTCttttggtaaaataatttagtttgtccttgtatttaatttatataatttattattaagaatAAAATGAACTAAGAGCAAAGCAAGAATGTGTAGCCAGGAG from Aphidius gifuensis isolate YNYX2018 linkage group LG4, ASM1490517v1, whole genome shotgun sequence encodes:
- the LOC122854236 gene encoding probable serine/threonine-protein kinase DDB_G0282963 isoform X2, with protein sequence MRHAATEETMKEQRERDIVKQEIKLPEWNEHQDDESSQITVNNNNNNNNDDEQQQNQQQEQQDNDTLQSVITNKKIVRTITTTGHITENSGDCEIDSPVSSPDNIKINSQIIIQPTRELTYEESKQYINMIRQNSPEQTTITESEQNQEISYSRNNNNNNNDNDADDDDDEDDEDDDNDDDDGDDVRQEAERQNMVVSVKEQMRYHQVYQDEPTRTQRNNHVIEVSSIHQDNRRHQQNRFSSPENSTTRFQVSPSTVGESAGAAEDYESAAIVSQGGSVHIGSPAPVYSPSSSTTTTAAIAAAAAAAVETNRSSSHHHHHHSHNNNNNNNHHNHNHNNNHHHHHHLPPGYASEIGLKYDINTAAAVVAENLKNSSTYTTLETVPIPPSQAVHQYHQYAVSDGYQPPPGYTGYQKNNNEITYLTYQSGLPSRGTETFSHVFQVESQGGVYIKSDPTLTSSSLIGTRTQLHYDSPGSPGSQVTIYGTSAPFQYVKTSGNGGGGGGDSYWQGPPGSSSPPPPSSSIPPPPPPPPPTSSSSSTVAASTTLDYIQGYSNLPTSIGDANNLNLYTSGGYSVSGVNGSASPWHMHSALSLGPNDESFDAHMINNDPKECTSCGSSLTAIWRRDANGNNLCSSCGIYGKPVNHSHRQHVRCGGKIKQTLTPSGRRMGIHCANCRTNNTTLWRRNNNGEPVCNACGLYFKLHNVNRPMSMKKEGIQTRKRKPKNHSGMGGGTLAGPSGIHNKSEMKSNLLVDQKLQLNMYGNGNDDGNDGHHYLGTITTSQMGHAHSPLTLPSVAVLNRQTILTVPPLEPMSSKSGSDHLATVITSTGTAHIDRS
- the LOC122854236 gene encoding probable WRKY transcription factor protein 1 isoform X3; this encodes MSTLEDSSDCHQETMKEQRERDIVKQEIKLPEWNEHQDDESSQITVNNNNNNNNDDEQQQNQQQEQQDNDTLQSVITNKKIVRTITTTGHITENSGDCEIDSPVSSPDNIKINSQIIIQPTRELTYEESKQYINMIRQNSPEQTTITESEQNQEISYSRNNNNNNNDNDADDDDDEDDEDDDNDDDDGDDVRQEAERQNMVVSVKEQMRYHQVYQDEPTRTQRNNHVIEVSSIHQDNRRHQQNRFSSPENSTTRFQVSPSTVGESAGAAEDYESAAIVSQGGSVHIGSPAPVYSPSSSTTTTAAIAAAAAAAVETNRSSSHHHHHHSHNNNNNNNHHNHNHNNNHHHHHHLPPGYASEIGLKYDINTAAAVVAENLKNSSTYTTLETVPIPPSQAVHQYHQYAVSDGYQPPPGYTGYQKNNNEITYLTYQSGLPSRGTETFSHVFQVESQGGVYIKSDPTLTSSSLIGTRTQLHYDSPGSPGSQVTIYGTSAPFQYVKTSGNGGGGGGDSYWQGPPGSSSPPPPSSSIPPPPPPPPPTSSSSSTVAASTTLDYIQGYSNLPTSIGDANNLNLYTSGGYSVSGVNGSASPWHMHSALSLGPNDESFDAHMINNDPKECTSCGSSLTAIWRRDANGNNLCSSCGIYGKPVNHSHRQHVRCGGKIKQTLTPSGRRMGIHCANCRTNNTTLWRRNNNGEPVCNACGLYFKLHNVNRPMSMKKEGIQTRKRKPKNHSGMGGGTLAGPSGIHNKSEMKSNLLVCPH
- the LOC122854236 gene encoding homeobox protein 5-like isoform X4; this translates as MRHAATEETMKEQRERDIVKQEIKLPEWNEHQDDESSQITVNNNNNNNNDDEQQQNQQQEQQDNDTLQSVITNKKIVRTITTTGHITENSGDCEIDSPVSSPDNIKINSQIIIQPTRELTYEESKQYINMIRQNSPEQTTITESEQNQEISYSRNNNNNNNDNDADDDDDEDDEDDDNDDDDGDDVRQEAERQNMVVSVKEQMRYHQVYQDEPTRTQRNNHVIEVSSIHQDNRRHQQNRFSSPENSTTRFQVSPSTVGESAGAAEDYESAAIVSQGGSVHIGSPAPVYSPSSSTTTTAAIAAAAAAAVETNRSSSHHHHHHSHNNNNNNNHHNHNHNNNHHHHHHLPPGYASEIGLKYDINTAAAVVAENLKNSSTYTTLETVPIPPSQAVHQYHQYAVSDGYQPPPGYTGYQKNNNEITYLTYQSGLPSRGTETFSHVFQVESQGGVYIKSDPTLTSSSLIGTRTQLHYDSPGSPGSQVTIYGTSAPFQYVKTSGNGGGGGGDSYWQGPPGSSSPPPPSSSIPPPPPPPPPTSSSSSTVAASTTLDYIQGYSNLPTSIGDANNLNLYTSGGYSVSGVNGSASPWHMHSALSLGPNDESFDAHMINNDPKECTSCGSSLTAIWRRDANGNNLCSSCGIYGKPVNHSHRQHVRCGGKIKQTLTPSGRRMGIHCANCRTNNTTLWRRNNNGEPVCNACGLYFKLHNVNRPMSMKKEGIQTRKRKPKNHSGMGGGTLAGPSGIHNKSEMKSNLLVCPH
- the LOC122854236 gene encoding homeobox protein 5-like isoform X1, which translates into the protein MSTLEDSSDCHQETMKEQRERDIVKQEIKLPEWNEHQDDESSQITVNNNNNNNNDDEQQQNQQQEQQDNDTLQSVITNKKIVRTITTTGHITENSGDCEIDSPVSSPDNIKINSQIIIQPTRELTYEESKQYINMIRQNSPEQTTITESEQNQEISYSRNNNNNNNDNDADDDDDEDDEDDDNDDDDGDDVRQEAERQNMVVSVKEQMRYHQVYQDEPTRTQRNNHVIEVSSIHQDNRRHQQNRFSSPENSTTRFQVSPSTVGESAGAAEDYESAAIVSQGGSVHIGSPAPVYSPSSSTTTTAAIAAAAAAAVETNRSSSHHHHHHSHNNNNNNNHHNHNHNNNHHHHHHLPPGYASEIGLKYDINTAAAVVAENLKNSSTYTTLETVPIPPSQAVHQYHQYAVSDGYQPPPGYTGYQKNNNEITYLTYQSGLPSRGTETFSHVFQVESQGGVYIKSDPTLTSSSLIGTRTQLHYDSPGSPGSQVTIYGTSAPFQYVKTSGNGGGGGGDSYWQGPPGSSSPPPPSSSIPPPPPPPPPTSSSSSTVAASTTLDYIQGYSNLPTSIGDANNLNLYTSGGYSVSGVNGSASPWHMHSALSLGPNDESFDAHMINNDPKECTSCGSSLTAIWRRDANGNNLCSSCGIYGKPVNHSHRQHVRCGGKIKQTLTPSGRRMGIHCANCRTNNTTLWRRNNNGEPVCNACGLYFKLHNVNRPMSMKKEGIQTRKRKPKNHSGMGGGTLAGPSGIHNKSEMKSNLLVDQKLQLNMYGNGNDDGNDGHHYLGTITTSQMGHAHSPLTLPSVAVLNRQTILTVPPLEPMSSKSGSDHLATVITSTGTAHIDRS